AAACTACCACAATAGTCTATCTGAATCAGCTTTACTACGCAGAGGGACTCTCGCTTCTTTTCAGAACAGCGTTGCCAGGAGAACCTCTCGTTGAGTCATCAGGAAAGCTAGCCTCTGATGACTCAACGAGCATGATGCCCTGTTCCCATGGCATCCTTCTTTAAGCTATAGTTCTATTTCAAATTACCTGAGGTTAAGCCTACGCACTTTGAACATTGCCTTAGTGCATCTTCAAGCTCTTAAACCTCTCAGCGTTAGCCTTGATTGCTACTTCCACAGGAATTCTCTCCATGCTTGAAGCGCCGAAGAATCCAACGATACCTTTTGTGTGGTCGAAAATGTACTGTGCATCCTCAGGCTCGGCAATAGGGCCACCGTGGCAAATAACCATGACATTGGGGTTCACGCTCTTTGCCGCATCATGTATGGCTTGAATACGCTGTGCACAGTCATCCAGTGTTAATGCTGTTCTTGCTCCAATAGCACCTTTGGTTGTCAAGCCCATATGAGCTACAATAACGTCTGCACCTGCTTTGGTCATTTCTATGGCATCGTTTTCATTGAAGACATAAGGACAAGTGAGAAGATCCATATCGTGTGCCATGGCGATCATCTCTACCTCTTTGTAGTAACCCATATCTGTTTCTTCCAAATTCTGACGGAATTGACCATCAATTAGACCCACTGTTGGAAAGTTTTGAACACCGGTAAATCCGATATCTTTTATTTGTTTGAGGAAATTCTTCATTATTTTGAATGGATCTGTCCCGTTAACACCAGCCAAAACCGCTGAATTTTCTGCAATGGGTAGCACTTCATTTGCCATCTCCAGAACGATCTGGTTCGCATCACCGTAAGCTAATAGACCTGCCAAAGAGCCTCTGCCAGCCATTCTGTAACGACCTGAGTTGTAAATGATAATTAAATCAACACCACCTGCCAAAGTAAACTTAGCAGAAATACCTGTACCTGCACCCGCACCGATGATGGGGCGCCCACTCTTAACTTGTGACTGCAATCTTTCTAATGCAGTCTTCCTGTCAATTGCCATTCTGTTTCCTCCCTTTACTTACTAAACCTATTTCGAATCAACTGGAGCAAGGCATTTGCCATGGCTTCAGCAAATTCCGGATCGTTAATGTGGTAATCCAGTTCTCTAACTTCAATATCAGTTCTTAAGTTTTTCTTTAGCGTCTCAAACAAAGCCGTATCAGCTTCAGGGTCATAGAAAGGCATGCCTTCTTTATCTATGCCAGACACACCTTTAAGCGGCAGGAATACCACAATAGGCCCTTTGGCCTGATTCAGCTTTTGCGCGATTATTTCCCCAAGTTTGCGGTTTTCTTCTACTGTTGTCCTCATCAGTGTGACTGAAGGATTGTGCACATGCAGTTTTCTTGACCTAAATTTCTCTGGAACGGTGTCCATGGGACCAAAATTGACCATGTCCAAGGCGCCTACAGAAACAACTTGTGGTATCCCTTTTTTAGCTGCAGCATCCAGCCTGGTAGGCCCAGCTGATAATACCCCTCCAACCAATTCATCAGCCCATTCTGTGGTAGTTATGTCAGCCACTGCATCTATAAAACCACTCTCTATCAAACTTTCCATTGCCCTTCCACCAGTTCCTGTGGCGTGGAATACAAGTACTTCACAGCCATTTTCTTCCAGAACGGAGCGAACTTTTTCTACACAAGGAGTAGTAAGTCCAAACATGGTTGCTGCTACGAGAGGTTTCTCTTCTTTGGTGGATTCAAAATCCTTAGGTACTTCTGCCTCCACCATTCCACATATGGCACCTGCGGCATTAGCAAGTATGCGTGATGAAAGCCTGTTTATGCCTGAAATATCGACGACCGAGTACATCATGGTGACATCCTTAATGTCCACGTAAGGCCTGGTATCACCAGAAGCCATAGTAGAAACCATTAATTTTGGAACTCCAACAGGTAGCGCACGCATAGCTGGTGTAGCCAGAGAAGTCCCGCCTGAACCACCCAAACTTAAGATTCCATCGATTTTACCTTCCTGGTAAAGCTCTTCGACTAAAACAGTTGCACCTTTGGCCATTGCTTCAATAGCGACACCTCTGTCAGTTTTAGCAAGCTCCTCAATGGTGTAACCTGCTTTCTTTGCTACCTCATCTCTGGAAATATCTGGCGTAGTTTTTGGTTCACCAATAATGCCTGCATCAATTAAAAGCGTATTATGTCCACGGCTTTCTATAATTCTCTTAACATACTCGAATTCCTTGCCTTTAGTGTCAAGTGTCCCCAGTAAAACAATTGTCTTACTCATCGCGTCACATCCTTTGCAGGCTTTATTAACCCCCGAAAGCCTCAATAGCTTAAATTCTATCACTCAAATCGGAAGAATTTATAATGGTCCTATTAGATCATCATAAAGACAAACCTTCGCACTGGTGCTTTATGCACTCCGGCAAGTTATTAGGAAAACCAATGCTATAATCGAATTGCATAAATGCTGACTTGAGCTATGTTTCATGGCTATGGAGGATTACTTTGGAAAGCGAAAGAAGTAGCGCTTCAGTATTACTAAGTGGTCTGAGTAAACTCAAATGGAATTTGCTTGTCAAAGGTCTTCTTGTGGGCGCGGTTTCGGGTATTTTGGCTGTTCTTTACCGCATTGCCATAGAATACGGTACGAAAACGTCGTTAGGTATTTACGCTTATTTGAGAGCGCACCCCACTTATATCGCATTATGGATTTTCGTCGTGCTAGCAGGCGGCTTGTTCGTAGCGTGGTTAGTAGCACTTGAACCCATGGCATCAGGAAGTGGTATTCCACAAGTTGAAGGTGTCGTTCTATTCGGCCTAAAGATGAAATGGCATATGATTTTGGTAGTACGTTTTCTCGGTGGCATCTTGTGTAGTTTTTTTGGCTTGTCGTTGGGACGTGAAGGGCCATCTGTTCAGATAGGTGCTGCGGGAGGGCAAGCTGTGTCGCGTTTGCTTGCTGAGCATGACGCAGAGGAAAATTACTTAATTACCAGTGGTGCAGCTGCAGGTTTGTCAGCAGCATTTAGCGCGCCACTGTCGGGTGTAATGTTCGCTCTCGAAGAAATTCACAGAAGCTTTTCACCGTTAATACTTGTTTCAGCTTTCGCCGCATCAATTGTTGCCGATTTCATATCCAAGTACTTCTTTGGTTTAAGACCTGTCTTGCACTTTTATCCCATACCCCAGCTGCCCGTATCTTATTATTGGTATTTGCTACCCGTAGGAATTATCGCTGGGTTGGTAGGTGCCCTTATGAATGCGACATTACTGAGTTTTCAGCAGTTCTACAAAGGAATTCCTCGACGTATAAGACCATGCGTCGCTATGTTGATTGCGCTACCCTGCGGCCTTTTTCTGCCACTTGCTTTAGGTGGAGGAAGCGACTTAATTGCTTTGGCAGAAGGAGCAAAAAGCGGAGTTGTAGTGCTAATAATTTACTTGGTAGTAAAATTGCTTTTCACAAGTGTGAGCTTCGGCAGCGGAGTACCAGGCGGTATCTTCATGCCCATACTAACAGTGGGAGCCCTTTCTGGAAGTATCTTGTCGCTTACTGCCACCAGGTTTGGCTTCCCCATAGAGTATGTGCCTGTGTTTGCCATATGTGCCATGGCTGGTACCCTTGCTTCATCCGTTAAAGCCCCCATCACTGCAATCCTTCTCACCGCCGAAATGAGCGGGTCATTGGTCCATACGCTGCCCGTTGCTGCATGTGCTTTCATAGGCTTACTGGTGTCAGATATTCTAAAAATTGACCCCATATATGAGACATTGCTACAACGTTTCATCGACAGAAACGGCACTACTATGACTGCCAATCGCAGAGGCGGAATAGTGGAAGTGCCCGTAGAATTTGGGTGTGAAGTCGTAGGCAAAGCCATTAGGGATGTTCAATGGCCACAGGGCATTCTAATCGTAGCAATACGTAGAGGGGCAAAAGAATTAGTACCTCAGGGTAGTACCGTCATTGTTCCTGGTGATTATCTTATTGCTTTGTGTCCACAAGGTCGCGAACATGAAGCCAAAGAAGCAATGAGAAAACTCTGCTTAGTACAAAAGGAAAATTAAGCAAGCATCGGTGTCTTTACTAGTACCTCTTAACACGGGCTATTTAAAAGAACAAAGTTAACAAATTCTAAAAAAAGAAAACATATAAAGAACTATCGACAACGTAAACTATCTGCTTATCTGCATATGGTTGCGCCCTCTATTCTTATAACAAATAGCGCAAAGTCCATCCATTCACCGTGGTCTTACCCTACTTGTATTTGGAATTTTATTCTCAAGAACTGCTTCAATTTGTATTACCATATAACTAACGCAAAAGAAAACGGGTTCTTGACAAAAACTTAATCAAAATTGCTTACAAACAGCATTATTCTGTAATTGTGAAATAAATAACGCTTGGGAGGTAATCGTAGTGCCCAAAATACTGAAAGTGAAAAACATGAACAAATGCATCGGATGCTTTGAATGCATGATAGGTTGCGCATCATTGAACTTCCATAGTCACACGTTAACAAAGAGTGCCATCAGGGTCAAAACAAAGGGTGGACTTCAGAGCCAGTTCGCAGCTGTCATCTGTGTGGGATGCTCAGATCCCGCCTGTGCAGAAGCGTGCCCCACACAGGCACTAACGCCCCGACCAGGAGGTGGCGTCTTATTTGATGCGAAGAAATGTATTGGCTGCGAGAAATGCGTGCCAGCGTGCATTGTGGGAGCCATTGCCATGGACAAGCAAGCTAAAAAACCCATCATTTGCAAACAATGTGGAGCATGTGTGCAGCTTTGTCCACATGAATGCTTAGCCATGGAGGAGGCGTAAAAACATGCTCGGAGCTGATTACATAAGAGTCTTGTATGTGGACTTAACCAAAGAAAAAGTCTCTGTTGAAGAACGAAAAGATCTATTTCATCTGTTAGGTGGAACCGGAGTAGCAGCAAAGCTACTTGAGGAAAACATGCATCCAGAACTGCCAGCGCTTCATGAGGACCAACCTATCGTGTTTGCCATAGGACCTCTGTCGACGATTTTCCCCGTCGCCACAAAGACTGTTGCCACATTCATTTCTCCGCTAACAGGCGAATACGGTGAAAGCCATGCTGGTGGTCGCTCCGCTATGGCTATCAGGAATGCTGGCTACGATGCCATAGTAATAACTGGTAAAGCAAGAAGACCAACTTACCTGAGCATTTCTGATCATTCTGTTGACTTCAAAGATGCCCGTGGCTTGTGGGGCTTGGGTGTTGATGAAGTAGGAAGGATTATTAGAGAGCGTGAAGGTATACCAGGCAAACGCAGCATCATGCGTATTGGTGTGTCGGGAGAAAACTTAGTTAGTTTCGCTGGGGTAAACGTGGACACTTACAGACACTTTGGAAGGCTAGGCCTGGGAGCCGTATTTGGAAGCAAACAGTTGAAAGCCATTGCCATCACAGGCGAAACAGACATTCCCGTAAGTAACTTCAAAGACTACTACACCACCTTTCGTTGGCTCTATAAAAAGGTAGTAGAAACTGATCTCATGGCGAAGTATCACGAGATTGGAACTCCCATAAACATTAAGGTGCTTAACGCAATTAACTCTCTACCTACTAAAAACCTACAGCAGTCCACATTTGAGTACGCTGATGCCATCTCTGGCGAAACTTTCGCAGAGCAAACACTGGTGAGAAAAGTATCCTGTGTGGGTTGTCCTATTGGCTGCATTCACGTAGGTCAGTTCAGAAGGCTATTTGATAAAGGCTATGAGTATGAATCATTGGCGGTATCCTACGACCACGAACTCATATATGCACTAGGCAGTTTGCTGGGAACAACCTCAGCTAGTGAAGTTTTGGAGCTTATCGATGAGGTAGAAGAAACCGGTTTGGATGCTATGAGCACTGGTGTTGTCTTAGCTTGGGCAACTGAAGCCTTACAAAAAGGGCTGATCAGCATGGACCAGACCATAGCGCCCTTGGAATTTGGAAATACGGACAGTTACAAGAAAGCTATACACTACCTCGCCGAAAAAACTAACGATTTTTACAGCACTCTGGGAATGGGCTTAGCTAAAGCCACAGAAGTTTATGGAGGCAAAGATTTTGCATTGGTTTATGGTGGCAACGAAATGGCTGGATATCACACAGGCTACGCCTTTACACTTGGACAAACAGTGGGAGCAAGACACTCACACTTGTGCAACGCAGGTTACCAGTACGACCAAAGCGCTAAAGAGTTAAACGATGAAGAAATTGTAGATTATTTGATAAAGGAAGAGAAAGAAAGATGCATGCTCACATCTTTGGTGATCTGCTTGTTTGCTCGGAAGGTATACGACAGAGAAACAGTGCTAAGAGCCCTAAACTCCATCGGCATACCATTCACTAATGACGATCTAACCAAGACCGCCGAAGAAACGTTCTTTACCAGATTACGCATAAAACAAAAACTGGGTTACTCACTGGAGAACGAAAGATTTCCTAAAAGGGCCTTTGAAACACCTACGCGTTGGGGGAAAATGGACGAAGAGCGCATGAACAAACTGCTTAAGATGTATGTACAAAGGCTTCAATCAGAATATGAGAATTACAGTTCAAATAAATGATTACTTTAATCGCTACGGTGTCCGCTCTGGAGAAATAGAACTTCCAGCTGGCGCCACCGTAGCTGATCTCTTAAAAAGTTTAGGCATACCGCTCTCGGAAATAGGCTTTGTAGTGCGTAATAGTACCGTACTAAAAGAAACAGAACAGCTACGAGATGGCGACGTAGTACTAATACTTCCTTTTGTGTTAGGCGGCTAAGTCACAATTTTTGGCTTTTTGACAAATAGTTCTCAAATACTTCTTCGGGTACCATGCTACCGCCTGTGAGCCAGACCATGTGAACACCATCACCTACGATGCCATACAACCCAGCATTGGCCGAAGGTTCAGTTTTTATGCCTTCCTTGTCCCAGAGCCAGCGTACCATGTCAAGCATGAACTCATCAGGGACCGTGAACACTCCATCGATGAGATGCATCATCCAAGAAGTAGTCAGCTTTGATGCTCGACCCACGGCCAAACCGTCAGCCACGGTTATTCCATCCAGGCCAACGTCGCTCACGCTGATGTCACTTAGCTTGCCAGTAGCCAAAGCAAGTAGCATGCAGGGGCTGTGCGTGGGCTCAGCAAAATAGACTTCTACTCTGTCGCCCAAAGTTGCCTTCAAACCGAAGGCTATGCCGCCAGGAGCACCGCCCACTCCACAAGGAATGTACACCTTTAGGTTTTTGCCTGTTTCATCTAGAAGTGGTCGAATCTGTGGCGCCAGTCTTAAACCAGCCACGGCATAACCCAGGAACAATATGACAGACTCCTCATCATCCACAAAGTGCGCTTTTGGATTACTGCTGGCTATTTGGCGTGCCTGAGCTACTGCTGAAGAATAATCGCCTTCGTGTTCCACAACGCGTGCTCCTAGACTGCGAAGTTTTTCCTTTTTCCAAGCGGCAGCTTCCTTGGACATATGCACTTCCACATTGAAACCAAAGGCACGCCCCATGATTCCAATGCTGAGCCCCAGATTTCCTGTGGAACCCACAACTAGTGAGTAGCCGCTGAAAACGTTACGCGCCTCTGGAGTAAGCAAAGCACGGTAGTCGCTATCTAGGGTTATAACGCCCTCCTGTAGAGCCACCTGCTCAGCAAACCACAGTACCTCGTATATGCCACCGCGGGCTTTCACAGAGCCTGATATGGGAAGGTAGTTATCCAACTTTGCGTAAACGGGGCCTGAAAAGCTCTCCAGCGTTATACCCTTTAACTCCTCTGCGTGCTTCAGTTCTGTATGCGAACTTTCTATGATGCCATCATTTGTTTCTGGAAAAAGCTCCTTTATGGCTGGTGCAAAACGCTGCAAACGTTTCTCTGCATCTTCAATGTCCATCAAGCCCAAAGGGATATGCTTCAAAGCTTTTGTTGTTTCTTCTTTGTTCGGGTTACGCCAGAAAACTGGCTGGTACGTTTTTATCTTGTTTAACAAGAACTCATCAGCATTCATGATCCTTTCAGAAATACCTCCTTTCAAAATCGGTAGCAACCCACCTGCTGGCTTCCGCTGAAGCCTTTCGGCAAGCTTCTACCAAGGCTGCACCCTTTGAGACCTCAGCTATGAAGACGCCGTTAAAGCAGTCTCCTGCTCCCAAGGTG
The genomic region above belongs to Coprothermobacter proteolyticus DSM 5265 and contains:
- a CDS encoding Tm-1-like ATP-binding domain-containing protein, with the protein product MSKTIVLLGTLDTKGKEFEYVKRIIESRGHNTLLIDAGIIGEPKTTPDISRDEVAKKAGYTIEELAKTDRGVAIEAMAKGATVLVEELYQEGKIDGILSLGGSGGTSLATPAMRALPVGVPKLMVSTMASGDTRPYVDIKDVTMMYSVVDISGINRLSSRILANAAGAICGMVEAEVPKDFESTKEEKPLVAATMFGLTTPCVEKVRSVLEENGCEVLVFHATGTGGRAMESLIESGFIDAVADITTTEWADELVGGVLSAGPTRLDAAAKKGIPQVVSVGALDMVNFGPMDTVPEKFRSRKLHVHNPSVTLMRTTVEENRKLGEIIAQKLNQAKGPIVVFLPLKGVSGIDKEGMPFYDPEADTALFETLKKNLRTDIEVRELDYHINDPEFAEAMANALLQLIRNRFSK
- a CDS encoding D-serine ammonia-lyase, giving the protein MNADEFLLNKIKTYQPVFWRNPNKEETTKALKHIPLGLMDIEDAEKRLQRFAPAIKELFPETNDGIIESSHTELKHAEELKGITLESFSGPVYAKLDNYLPISGSVKARGGIYEVLWFAEQVALQEGVITLDSDYRALLTPEARNVFSGYSLVVGSTGNLGLSIGIMGRAFGFNVEVHMSKEAAAWKKEKLRSLGARVVEHEGDYSSAVAQARQIASSNPKAHFVDDEESVILFLGYAVAGLRLAPQIRPLLDETGKNLKVYIPCGVGGAPGGIAFGLKATLGDRVEVYFAEPTHSPCMLLALATGKLSDISVSDVGLDGITVADGLAVGRASKLTTSWMMHLIDGVFTVPDEFMLDMVRWLWDKEGIKTEPSANAGLYGIVGDGVHMVWLTGGSMVPEEVFENYLSKSQKL
- a CDS encoding ClC family H(+)/Cl(-) exchange transporter, with product MESERSSASVLLSGLSKLKWNLLVKGLLVGAVSGILAVLYRIAIEYGTKTSLGIYAYLRAHPTYIALWIFVVLAGGLFVAWLVALEPMASGSGIPQVEGVVLFGLKMKWHMILVVRFLGGILCSFFGLSLGREGPSVQIGAAGGQAVSRLLAEHDAEENYLITSGAAAGLSAAFSAPLSGVMFALEEIHRSFSPLILVSAFAASIVADFISKYFFGLRPVLHFYPIPQLPVSYYWYLLPVGIIAGLVGALMNATLLSFQQFYKGIPRRIRPCVAMLIALPCGLFLPLALGGGSDLIALAEGAKSGVVVLIIYLVVKLLFTSVSFGSGVPGGIFMPILTVGALSGSILSLTATRFGFPIEYVPVFAICAMAGTLASSVKAPITAILLTAEMSGSLVHTLPVAACAFIGLLVSDILKIDPIYETLLQRFIDRNGTTMTANRRGGIVEVPVEFGCEVVGKAIRDVQWPQGILIVAIRRGAKELVPQGSTVIVPGDYLIALCPQGREHEAKEAMRKLCLVQKEN
- a CDS encoding phosphoenolpyruvate hydrolase family protein: MAIDRKTALERLQSQVKSGRPIIGAGAGTGISAKFTLAGGVDLIIIYNSGRYRMAGRGSLAGLLAYGDANQIVLEMANEVLPIAENSAVLAGVNGTDPFKIMKNFLKQIKDIGFTGVQNFPTVGLIDGQFRQNLEETDMGYYKEVEMIAMAHDMDLLTCPYVFNENDAIEMTKAGADVIVAHMGLTTKGAIGARTALTLDDCAQRIQAIHDAAKSVNPNVMVICHGGPIAEPEDAQYIFDHTKGIVGFFGASSMERIPVEVAIKANAERFKSLKMH
- a CDS encoding 4Fe-4S dicluster domain-containing protein, which gives rise to MPKILKVKNMNKCIGCFECMIGCASLNFHSHTLTKSAIRVKTKGGLQSQFAAVICVGCSDPACAEACPTQALTPRPGGGVLFDAKKCIGCEKCVPACIVGAIAMDKQAKKPIICKQCGACVQLCPHECLAMEEA
- the thiS gene encoding sulfur carrier protein ThiS, whose translation is MRITVQINDYFNRYGVRSGEIELPAGATVADLLKSLGIPLSEIGFVVRNSTVLKETEQLRDGDVVLILPFVLGG
- a CDS encoding aldehyde ferredoxin oxidoreductase N-terminal domain-containing protein, translated to MLGADYIRVLYVDLTKEKVSVEERKDLFHLLGGTGVAAKLLEENMHPELPALHEDQPIVFAIGPLSTIFPVATKTVATFISPLTGEYGESHAGGRSAMAIRNAGYDAIVITGKARRPTYLSISDHSVDFKDARGLWGLGVDEVGRIIREREGIPGKRSIMRIGVSGENLVSFAGVNVDTYRHFGRLGLGAVFGSKQLKAIAITGETDIPVSNFKDYYTTFRWLYKKVVETDLMAKYHEIGTPINIKVLNAINSLPTKNLQQSTFEYADAISGETFAEQTLVRKVSCVGCPIGCIHVGQFRRLFDKGYEYESLAVSYDHELIYALGSLLGTTSASEVLELIDEVEETGLDAMSTGVVLAWATEALQKGLISMDQTIAPLEFGNTDSYKKAIHYLAEKTNDFYSTLGMGLAKATEVYGGKDFALVYGGNEMAGYHTGYAFTLGQTVGARHSHLCNAGYQYDQSAKELNDEEIVDYLIKEEKERCMLTSLVICLFARKVYDRETVLRALNSIGIPFTNDDLTKTAEETFFTRLRIKQKLGYSLENERFPKRAFETPTRWGKMDEERMNKLLKMYVQRLQSEYENYSSNK